A single region of the Triticum dicoccoides isolate Atlit2015 ecotype Zavitan chromosome 2B, WEW_v2.0, whole genome shotgun sequence genome encodes:
- the LOC119365006 gene encoding probable low-specificity L-threonine aldolase 1 — MVTKVVDLRSDTVTKPSEAMRAAMAAAEVDDDVLGADPTAQRFEAEMARIMGKEAALFVPSGTMGNLVSVLAHCDTRGSEVILGDNSHIHIYENGGISTLGGVHPRTVPNNPDGTMDIDKIVAAIRHRDGAMYYPTTRLICLENTHGNTGGKCLSVEYTDKVGEVAQSHGLKLHIDGARIFNASVALGVPVNRLVRAADSVSVCLSKGLGAPVGSVIVGSKAFIDKAKILRKTLGGGMRQVGILCAAAYVAVRDTVGKLADDHTKAKVLADGLKKIKQITVDLASVETNMVFFDIADPRITPDKLCQVLEQRNVLAMPASSKSVRLVTHYQISDSDVQYTLTCIEKAVEEILSGNAKFERLTNGTTTNSYGH, encoded by the exons ATGGTGACCAAGGTGGTGGACCTCCGCTCCGACACGGTCACCAAGCCATCGGAGGCCATGCGTGCCGCCATGGCCGCAGcggaggtggacgacgacgtccTGGGCGCGGACCCGACCGCGCAGCGCTTCGAGGCGGAGATGGCCAGGATCATGGGCAAGGAGGCCGCCCTGTTCGTGCCGTCGGGCACCATGGGCAACCTCGTCTCCGTCCTCGCGCACTGCGACACCAGGGGCAGCGAGGTCATCCTCGGGGACAACTCCCACATCCACATCTACGAGAACGGAGGCATCTCCACCCTCGGCGGCGTCCACCCCAGGACCGTGCCCAACAACCCTGACGGCACCATGGACATCGACAAGATCGTTGCCGCCATCAGGCATCGGGACGGGGCGATGTATTATCCCACCACCAGGCTCATCTGCTTGGAGAACACACACGGAAA CACTGGTGGGAAGTGTCTGTCTGTAGAGTACACCGACAAGGTTGGTGAGGTTGCTCAAAGCCATGGCTTGAAGCTTCATATCGACGGAGCTCGTATTTTTAACGCTTCCGTG GCACTTGGAGTTCCAGTTAATAGACTTGTGAGAGCTGCTGATTCAGTTTCT GTATGCCTATCCAAAGGTTTGGGTGCTCCTGTCGGATCAGTTATCGTTGGTTCGAAGGCCTTCATAGACAAG GCTAAAATTCTTAGGAAGACACTTGGTGGTGGAATGAGGCAGGTAGGAATTCTCTGTGCTGCTGCCTATGTTGCGGTTCGCGACACGGTAGGCAAGCTCGCCGATGACCATACGAAGGCCAAAGTTTTAGCAG ATGGTCTGAAGAAAATTAAACAGATTACAGTTGATTTAGCTTCAGTGGAGACCAATATG GTATTCTTTGATATCGCGGATCCACGCATAACACCTGATAAACTGTGTCAAGTCCTGGAACAGCGCAATGTGCTTGCAATGCCAGCAAGCTCCAAGAG TGTCAGACTTGTCACCCACTACCAAATTTCAGACAGCGACGTCCAGTATACTTTGACCTGCATCGAG AAAGCCGTGGAGGAAATACTGTCAGGGAATGCCAAATTCGAGCGCCTGACAAACGGCACTACCACGAATTCATATGGGCACTAG